GCGCCTGCCGCCAGGGCACGCGCGTTAAATGCAGCGACAGCGTACCGGTGACATCAGGCGAAACGATGAGGTTGCGGTTCTCCAGCTCGACCAACGACTGCAGAACTTGAACAACCGGTACGTCATCAACGACCAGGGTCACTGGTTTTTGAGTGCTGCTCCAGGCCGACATGCTGAACAGCGCTAGCAGGCTGACTATCCTTGTTATTTTCATCTTTCGTTCCTTCTCGTTTCCATCGCCATTCCTTCGGGTCACAACCATCACCGACCTCGACGACCATTTCAGCTTCATTTATTGCCAGAACACGCCAGCCTGATGGCAGGTGATCGTCCTGATGGGCACGATGCCAGCGATCCTGCTCATCTTTCATAATGCCCACGACACCTGCACTGCTGATGAGTCCCTGGTAGTGCCATTTGTCGAGTTTCCCGATGTCACAGCGATCCACGGGTGGGTGAAACGGATCGCGCATCCCAGTGAGGAAAACCAGTGAACACAGGACCAAACCGCGCAGCTCAGTTCGCATGTAGACTCTCCACCTGAACAATAAGCTTTAGTCGTGATTCTCCGGGTTCGACGGAAAAGGCCGTCACCCCCATTCCACGCTGCGCGATTGCGTCAAACAGAGCGGGAACCTGTATCCAGTCTGCCTCCAACGAGAGTTCACCTCCTTTCGCGCTCGGCAGCCAACGCACTAACCGCACACCATGCGTTTGAAAATCCAGAGGCGAGAAAGCCTGCCGCGCAGAACTATCAGGTTGTCCTTCATCAAGGCCTCGGTGAGCCTCGCTCGCCCAAAGCGCTTTCACCACGGTGGCGATGTGCTCTCGCTTCATTTCAAGCTGTGAGACGTGCCGTATTGCCGGGCGCGCCAGCATGAGATACGCCGTCAAAAGTACGCTGCCCGAAATCAGACCCCAGCTCAGAATGCGCGTGCTCGAACCAAACACATACCAGCGTTCAAATAAGCTGTGCACAGGTCACTCCTGACGCTGGAGCGTGAAGCTGTACATCCATCGCCCCTGATTATCCTGCTGCAACTC
This sequence is a window from Enterobacter sp. 638. Protein-coding genes within it:
- a CDS encoding HofP DNA utilization family protein, which produces MRTELRGLVLCSLVFLTGMRDPFHPPVDRCDIGKLDKWHYQGLISSAGVVGIMKDEQDRWHRAHQDDHLPSGWRVLAINEAEMVVEVGDGCDPKEWRWKREGTKDENNKDSQPASAVQHVGLEQHSKTSDPGR